In Actinoplanes sp. NBC_00393, a single genomic region encodes these proteins:
- a CDS encoding dephospho-CoA kinase — protein sequence MRAGGIWPGTATDRVVSWAGELPAGPGRRVLAVEGRSGSGKTTLAVAVAGRLHAPLIHMDDLYAGWDGLEQGVTALRDRILVPLAEGRPAVWQRWDWAAGEYAESHRVPDGDWLVVEGVGSGGRMLRPYLCGVVWLESPTEVRKRRALARDGAVYAPHWDRWARQEAAFYAAEGVRESAGLIIESG from the coding sequence ATGCGGGCGGGCGGCATCTGGCCGGGAACAGCGACGGACCGGGTGGTCTCCTGGGCCGGCGAGCTTCCGGCGGGACCGGGGCGGCGGGTGCTCGCCGTCGAGGGACGGTCCGGTTCGGGCAAGACCACCCTCGCCGTCGCGGTGGCCGGCCGGCTCCACGCTCCACTGATCCACATGGACGATCTGTACGCCGGCTGGGACGGTCTGGAGCAGGGGGTCACCGCCCTGCGCGACCGGATCCTGGTCCCGCTCGCCGAGGGCCGACCGGCGGTCTGGCAGCGCTGGGACTGGGCGGCGGGGGAGTACGCCGAGTCGCACCGGGTGCCGGACGGTGATTGGCTGGTCGTCGAGGGCGTCGGGTCGGGTGGGCGGATGCTCCGGCCGTACCTGTGCGGTGTCGTCTGGCTGGAAAGCCCCACTGAGGTGCGCAAGCGACGTGCCCTGGCCCGCGACGGCGCGGTCTATGCCCCGCACTGGGACCGCTGGGCCCGGCAGGAGGCCGCGTTCTATGCGGCCGAGGGCGTCCGGGAATCGGCCGGCCTGATCATCGAATCGGGGTGA
- a CDS encoding glycosyltransferase family 2 protein: MEPTTSTAVSIVIPTHSEKRWASLSRTIGSAQAQTHRAAEIVVVVDHNPEMAARVKRTFEGVTVLENAYARGASGNRNTGAFHTRTPFIAFLDDDTVASPTWLGEQLAPFFADSRVVGTGGGIIPAWERVRPRWMPDELLWTVGVSYTGMPTTTSPIRNVWSANMIVRRDAFLAVGGFRTGFGKLGDQNRPEDTELCLRMAAANDGYWVYVPHAVIDHEVPADRSTFGFLMRRCYAEGRGKVQMATFMPKDQKLGAETDYLRRTLPRAVGRNLVEAGSGRGMFHALRAATVVAAVFAAAWGGGVETLAGLFESSAATTSVDNS, encoded by the coding sequence TTGGAGCCCACGACCAGCACCGCCGTCAGCATCGTCATTCCCACCCACAGCGAGAAGCGGTGGGCCTCGCTCAGCCGGACGATCGGGTCCGCCCAGGCTCAGACGCACCGGGCCGCCGAGATCGTGGTCGTGGTCGACCACAATCCGGAGATGGCGGCCCGGGTGAAGCGGACGTTCGAGGGCGTCACCGTGCTGGAGAACGCGTACGCCCGCGGCGCCTCCGGTAACCGCAACACCGGGGCGTTCCACACGCGTACGCCGTTCATCGCCTTCCTCGACGACGACACGGTGGCCAGCCCCACCTGGCTCGGCGAGCAGCTCGCCCCGTTCTTCGCCGACTCGCGGGTGGTCGGCACCGGCGGCGGGATCATTCCGGCCTGGGAGCGCGTTCGCCCGCGGTGGATGCCGGACGAGCTGCTCTGGACGGTCGGCGTCTCCTACACCGGGATGCCCACCACCACGTCGCCGATCCGCAACGTCTGGTCCGCGAACATGATCGTGCGGCGGGACGCGTTCCTGGCGGTCGGTGGGTTCCGGACCGGCTTCGGCAAGCTGGGCGACCAGAACCGGCCCGAGGACACCGAGCTGTGCCTGCGGATGGCCGCGGCGAACGACGGCTACTGGGTGTACGTGCCGCACGCCGTCATCGACCACGAGGTGCCGGCCGACCGGTCGACGTTCGGGTTCCTGATGCGCCGCTGCTACGCCGAGGGGCGGGGCAAGGTGCAGATGGCGACCTTCATGCCGAAGGATCAGAAACTCGGCGCGGAGACCGACTATCTGCGGCGTACGCTGCCCCGGGCCGTCGGCCGCAACCTGGTCGAAGCCGGCAGCGGCCGTGGCATGTTCCACGCGCTGCGGGCCGCGACCGTGGTCGCCGCGGTGTTCGCCGCCGCCTGGGGCGGCGGCGTGGAGACCCTGGCCGGCCTCTTCGAGAGCAGCGCCGCCACCACCAGCGTCGACAACAGCTAG
- a CDS encoding FdhF/YdeP family oxidoreductase — protein sequence MPDEDARLQVGPPADHAAGFRAVRLSLTNAVQKMGVRKTVRNLRTLNQHDGVDCMSCAWPDPQGHRHVAEFCENGAKAVSWEGQRDTVGPEFFARHSIADLAGQTDHWLEKQGRLTHPMVRRDGAVHYEPISWDEAFALVGKHLNALGSPDEAAFYTSGRASNEAAFVYQLFARAFGTNNLPDCSNMCHESTGTALMRTIGVGKGSVTLEDLHRADLIVVSGQNPGTNHPRMLTALEIAKRDGAKILAINPLPEAGLLRFDNPQKVRGMAGHGTALADRLLRIRSNGDLALWQAIGHLLLRRGVADREFIESSTVGFEAWASHLAEIDREKVERATGLAWAEIEAAADMLASADRIVHCWAMGITQHRNAVATIKEFVNVALLQGMIGKPGAGLCPVRGHSNVQGDRSMGIWEKPPAIFLDRLRDEFGFEPPRAHGHDAVDTVKAFRDGHASVFVALGGNFVAAMSDTEVTAAAMRSAALTVQISTKLNRSHVEAGRTALILPTLGRTEQDRTGGRVQRVTVEDSMSAVHASRGRSTPAGPLLRSEVDILCGIAQATLGDRYGIPWAGFAEDYERIRERIGRVVPGCDGYAEKINSGGFTMPHPPRDSRTFPTPEGRGVFTVSPLEVMTVPPGRLVLQTLRSHDQFNTTVYGLDDRYRGIRAGRRVVFISAADLAELGHADGDVVDLVSEWADGVTRRAERFRLVEYDTPKGCVAAYYPETNPLVPLDSQAEESGTPTSKWVIVRLERPA from the coding sequence ATGCCCGACGAAGACGCTCGACTTCAGGTCGGCCCGCCCGCCGATCACGCGGCGGGATTCCGGGCGGTGCGGCTGAGCCTGACGAACGCCGTACAGAAAATGGGTGTGCGCAAGACCGTGCGCAATCTGCGCACGCTCAACCAGCACGACGGCGTCGACTGCATGAGCTGTGCCTGGCCGGATCCGCAGGGGCACCGGCACGTCGCCGAGTTCTGTGAGAACGGGGCGAAAGCGGTCTCCTGGGAGGGGCAGCGCGACACCGTGGGGCCGGAGTTCTTCGCCCGGCACTCGATCGCCGACCTGGCCGGGCAGACCGATCACTGGCTGGAGAAGCAGGGGCGGCTCACCCACCCGATGGTCCGGCGGGACGGCGCGGTGCACTACGAGCCGATCTCCTGGGACGAGGCGTTCGCCCTGGTCGGTAAGCATCTGAACGCGCTCGGCAGCCCGGATGAGGCGGCCTTCTACACCTCGGGACGGGCCAGCAACGAGGCGGCGTTCGTGTACCAGCTGTTCGCCCGCGCGTTCGGGACCAATAACCTGCCGGACTGTTCGAACATGTGCCACGAGTCGACCGGCACCGCGCTGATGCGCACGATCGGCGTCGGCAAGGGCTCGGTCACCCTGGAGGATTTGCACCGGGCCGACCTGATCGTGGTCTCCGGGCAGAACCCGGGCACCAACCATCCGCGCATGCTGACCGCGCTGGAGATCGCCAAGCGGGACGGGGCGAAGATCCTGGCGATCAACCCGCTGCCGGAGGCCGGGCTGTTGCGGTTCGACAATCCGCAGAAGGTACGGGGGATGGCCGGTCACGGCACCGCCCTGGCGGACCGGCTGCTGCGGATCCGGTCGAACGGCGACCTGGCGTTGTGGCAGGCGATCGGGCACCTCCTGCTTCGTCGTGGAGTGGCCGACCGCGAGTTCATCGAGTCGTCGACGGTCGGCTTCGAGGCGTGGGCTTCGCACCTCGCCGAGATCGACCGGGAGAAGGTCGAGCGGGCGACCGGCCTGGCCTGGGCCGAGATCGAGGCGGCGGCGGACATGCTGGCCTCCGCGGATCGGATCGTGCACTGCTGGGCGATGGGCATCACCCAGCACCGCAACGCGGTCGCCACGATCAAGGAGTTCGTCAACGTCGCGCTGCTGCAGGGCATGATCGGCAAGCCGGGCGCCGGACTGTGCCCGGTGCGCGGGCACTCCAACGTGCAGGGCGACCGGAGCATGGGCATCTGGGAGAAGCCGCCGGCGATCTTCCTGGACCGGCTGCGCGACGAGTTCGGCTTCGAGCCGCCGCGGGCGCACGGCCACGACGCGGTGGACACCGTGAAGGCGTTCCGGGACGGGCACGCGTCGGTGTTCGTGGCGCTGGGCGGGAACTTCGTGGCGGCTATGTCGGACACCGAGGTCACTGCCGCCGCGATGCGTAGCGCGGCGCTGACCGTACAGATCTCCACGAAGCTCAACCGCAGCCATGTCGAGGCCGGCCGCACCGCCCTGATCCTGCCCACTCTGGGCCGCACCGAGCAGGACCGGACCGGTGGCCGCGTCCAGCGGGTCACCGTGGAGGACTCGATGTCGGCGGTGCACGCCTCCCGCGGCCGGTCCACCCCGGCGGGTCCGCTGCTGCGCTCCGAGGTCGACATCCTGTGCGGGATCGCGCAGGCGACGCTGGGCGACCGGTATGGCATCCCGTGGGCCGGTTTCGCCGAGGACTACGAGCGGATCCGGGAGCGGATCGGGCGGGTCGTGCCGGGGTGCGACGGCTACGCCGAGAAGATCAACAGTGGCGGGTTCACCATGCCGCACCCGCCGCGCGACTCCCGCACCTTCCCGACGCCGGAGGGCAGGGGTGTCTTCACGGTCAGCCCGCTCGAGGTGATGACCGTGCCGCCGGGCCGGCTCGTCCTGCAGACCCTGCGCAGCCACGACCAGTTCAACACCACGGTGTACGGGCTGGACGACCGCTACCGCGGCATCCGGGCCGGGCGCCGGGTGGTGTTCATCAGCGCTGCCGACCTGGCCGAGCTCGGTCACGCGGACGGCGACGTCGTCGATCTGGTCTCCGAGTGGGCGGACGGCGTGACCCGCCGGGCCGAACGGTTCCGGCTCGTCGAGTACGACACTCCCAAGGGCTGCGTGGCCGCCTACTACCCGGAGACCAACCCGCTGGTCCCGCTCGACTCGCAGGCCGAGGAGAGCGGGACGCCGACGTCGAAGTGGGTGATCGTCCGCCTGGAGCGCCCGGCCTAG
- a CDS encoding ricin-type beta-trefoil lectin domain protein, with the protein MPRLTRRLLAAGFAAAALIAAAPAAAVAAPAQALPAAAVVRAAADPYEQKLAVAVKFGFGDNTALLEKDDRDFVIELWKLLDGKSDHLEVVAAAEQAFTTSFDACTQFIVTDVYAAFDRDVARELREKEEKRQSDVARATAAAAIDITADATLLNATDERFAELIWEAVKDDAKWPKVKAAASAAGSGSAEEQREFIATGLAAAAKEDVEDRIRRDEEQTEAERIAALARAAKQFAANRIGLPVTEELLNLPDQDFVVTVWNFAPDGTEVQIAASNASRSLDAAVWKAFIDTGIHQAKDRDIQKAAEKKAAEERRLVEELLARAEKAGQVNLPTAARKALAGTPEDVTRFLYTGQYEVAPDRPDALSSGVRFGRVTKPAGGCLDVAWAKTANATSIQLNNCNGNAAQDITSPGDGSLRVLGKCVDSGGPATGSAGDRLVYLWGCNGTAAQKWQQRPNGTLYQPGTERCLESTANAVQLFISTCNNGDGQKWNIPNANTVRFGKLTVTGGKCADVSNSATANGTKIQAWSCNGTAAQDVTVPGDGSLRVFGKCVDGAGPATGDAGDRLVYLWGCNGTAAQMWQLRADGTVYQPGTDRCLDAGTAQLYINACDGSANQKWTLPPVAKPGFGSITGVSSKCLDAAGGANANGTVVQIYTCNTGSAQQVTSPGDGTLRIGGACVDLGTAIGSVATERRVQLYGCNGTATQQWHQRADGTVYNTGTSFCLDVQSTANSTQLYTHACNTGANQKWKIPVAA; encoded by the coding sequence ATGCCACGCCTTACCCGAAGACTTCTTGCTGCCGGTTTCGCCGCGGCAGCTCTGATCGCGGCCGCACCGGCCGCCGCGGTCGCCGCCCCGGCCCAGGCGCTGCCCGCCGCGGCGGTGGTCCGGGCCGCCGCCGATCCGTACGAGCAGAAGCTCGCCGTCGCCGTGAAGTTCGGCTTCGGGGACAACACCGCCCTGCTCGAGAAGGACGATCGCGACTTCGTCATCGAGCTCTGGAAGCTCCTCGACGGCAAGTCCGACCATCTCGAGGTCGTCGCGGCCGCGGAACAGGCTTTCACCACCTCGTTCGACGCCTGCACCCAGTTCATCGTCACCGACGTGTACGCGGCGTTCGACCGCGACGTCGCGCGGGAACTGCGGGAGAAGGAGGAGAAGCGCCAGAGCGATGTGGCCCGTGCCACCGCGGCCGCGGCCATCGACATCACCGCCGACGCGACTCTCCTGAACGCCACCGACGAGCGGTTCGCCGAGCTGATCTGGGAGGCCGTCAAGGACGACGCGAAGTGGCCCAAGGTCAAGGCCGCCGCCTCGGCGGCCGGTAGCGGCAGTGCGGAGGAGCAGCGCGAGTTCATCGCCACCGGTCTGGCCGCCGCCGCGAAGGAGGACGTCGAGGACCGGATCAGGCGGGACGAGGAGCAGACCGAGGCCGAGCGGATCGCCGCGCTCGCCCGCGCCGCGAAGCAGTTCGCGGCCAACCGGATCGGTCTGCCGGTCACCGAGGAACTGCTCAACCTGCCCGACCAGGACTTCGTCGTGACGGTTTGGAACTTCGCACCCGACGGCACCGAGGTGCAGATCGCCGCGAGCAACGCCTCGCGCAGCCTCGACGCGGCGGTCTGGAAGGCGTTCATCGACACCGGCATCCACCAGGCCAAGGACCGCGACATCCAGAAGGCCGCCGAGAAGAAGGCGGCGGAGGAACGTCGTCTGGTCGAGGAACTGCTCGCCCGGGCGGAGAAGGCCGGGCAGGTCAACCTGCCGACGGCCGCGCGCAAGGCGCTTGCCGGCACGCCCGAGGACGTCACCCGGTTCCTCTACACCGGACAGTACGAGGTGGCGCCGGACCGGCCGGACGCGCTGAGCAGCGGTGTCCGGTTCGGCCGGGTGACCAAGCCGGCCGGCGGATGCCTCGACGTGGCCTGGGCCAAGACGGCGAACGCCACCTCGATCCAGCTGAACAACTGCAACGGCAACGCCGCCCAGGACATCACCTCGCCCGGTGACGGCTCGCTGCGGGTGCTCGGCAAGTGCGTCGACTCGGGTGGGCCGGCGACCGGATCCGCCGGCGACCGGCTGGTGTACCTGTGGGGCTGCAACGGCACCGCCGCCCAGAAATGGCAGCAGCGGCCCAACGGCACCCTCTACCAGCCGGGAACCGAACGCTGCCTCGAGTCCACCGCCAACGCTGTTCAGCTCTTCATCAGCACGTGCAACAACGGCGACGGCCAGAAGTGGAACATCCCGAACGCCAACACGGTCCGCTTCGGCAAGCTGACCGTGACCGGCGGCAAGTGCGCCGACGTCTCCAACAGCGCGACCGCCAACGGCACCAAGATCCAGGCGTGGTCCTGCAACGGCACCGCCGCCCAGGACGTGACCGTGCCCGGTGACGGCTCGCTGCGGGTGTTCGGCAAGTGCGTGGACGGGGCCGGCCCGGCGACCGGTGACGCCGGCGATCGGCTGGTGTACCTGTGGGGCTGCAACGGCACCGCTGCCCAGATGTGGCAGCTGCGCGCCGACGGCACTGTCTACCAGCCGGGGACCGACCGCTGCCTGGACGCCGGCACGGCTCAGCTGTACATCAACGCCTGCGACGGCAGCGCCAACCAGAAGTGGACCCTCCCGCCGGTCGCCAAGCCCGGCTTCGGGTCGATCACCGGTGTCAGCAGCAAGTGCCTCGACGCGGCCGGCGGCGCGAACGCCAACGGGACCGTCGTCCAGATCTACACCTGCAACACCGGCTCGGCCCAGCAGGTCACGTCGCCCGGTGACGGGACCCTGCGGATCGGCGGCGCCTGCGTGGACCTCGGCACCGCGATCGGCAGTGTCGCCACCGAGCGACGGGTGCAGCTGTACGGCTGCAACGGCACCGCCACCCAGCAGTGGCACCAGCGCGCCGACGGCACCGTGTACAACACCGGCACCAGCTTCTGCCTCGACGTGCAGAGCACCGCCAACAGCACCCAGCTGTACACCCACGCCTGCAACACCGGCGCCAACCAGAAGTGGAAGATCCCGGTAGCGGCCTGA